A stretch of the Nothobranchius furzeri strain GRZ-AD chromosome 5, NfurGRZ-RIMD1, whole genome shotgun sequence genome encodes the following:
- the LOC129160152 gene encoding L-rhamnose-binding lectin SML, with translation MASGLLFLLLLGIGGNMFSEAVSPIDHLIVCEDSMAELKCPQDQGIHVYYAVYGRHDTTTCSFGRPPSQLQNVTCFSFTKLITKNCNGKYNCRITASNSEFGDPCVGTYKYLDVAYSCMYPL, from the exons ATGGCGTCCGGTCTTCTCTTCTTGTTGCTCCTCGGGATCGGAGGAAAT ATGTTTTCTGAAGCGGTGTCACCAATag ATCACCTTATTGTATGTGAAGATTCAATGGCCGAACTAAAGTGCC CTCAAGATCAGGGAATACACGTGTACTACGCTGTATACGGACGTCATGACACGACCACCTGTTCTTTCGGACGTCCTCCTTCTCAGCTCCAGAATGTTACTTGCTTTAGTTTCACCAAACTCATTACTAAAAA CTGTAACGGGAAGTACAACTGTAGAATCACAGCCAGTAACTCTGAGTTTGGAGATCCCTGCGTAGGAACCTACAAGTACCTTGATGTAGCCTACAGTTGTATGT atccACTCTAA